Proteins from a single region of Allocatelliglobosispora scoriae:
- a CDS encoding response regulator transcription factor, whose translation MSGDTGAGPVALVVDDEPQMTIIVGFALETQGFTVLTAHDGATALNLMRTRAVDLVVLDVMMPTMDGLTLCQRIRARSEVPIMLLTALAQHDDVIVGLEHGADDYVTKPFHPREVALRAQALVRRRRGSGAVIRVGDLVIDPAAQTATLSSHRLDLPFTEFKLLTHMATRKGTPQSWQDLLREVWGTTDLIGGRDVVKSTVYRLRSRLAAVPGGSVYIRTLRGIGYLIPDLPSHG comes from the coding sequence GTGAGCGGCGACACGGGCGCCGGTCCCGTCGCGCTCGTCGTCGACGACGAGCCGCAGATGACGATCATCGTCGGTTTCGCGCTGGAGACGCAGGGCTTCACCGTGCTCACGGCCCACGACGGGGCGACGGCGCTCAACCTGATGCGGACGCGGGCGGTGGACCTGGTCGTGCTCGACGTGATGATGCCGACGATGGACGGGCTCACACTCTGCCAGCGGATCCGGGCCCGGTCCGAGGTGCCGATCATGCTGCTCACGGCACTCGCGCAGCACGACGACGTGATCGTCGGGCTGGAGCACGGCGCCGACGACTATGTCACCAAACCCTTCCACCCCCGCGAGGTCGCGCTGCGCGCGCAGGCACTGGTACGCCGCCGCCGCGGCTCCGGTGCCGTGATCCGCGTCGGCGACCTGGTGATCGATCCGGCCGCGCAGACCGCCACGCTCTCCTCGCACCGCCTGGACCTGCCGTTCACCGAGTTCAAGCTGCTCACCCACATGGCGACGCGGAAGGGGACGCCGCAGTCGTGGCAGGACCTGCTGCGCGAGGTGTGGGGCACGACCGACCTGATCGGCGGCCGCGACGTGGTGAAGTCCACCGTCTACCGGCTGCGGTCGCGGCTGGCGGCGGTGCCGGGCGGGTCGGTCTACATCCGCACGCTGCGCGGGATCGGTTACCTCATCCCGGATCTGCCGTCGCACGGGTGA
- a CDS encoding peptidogalycan biosysnthesis protein, which yields MTASLTVSLHDPHQPVPPSGWTEFIDAQRLIAAWSWSLVVAAAAGRVPVVAGTIHDGTGVVGLVTGRFIGPRVRRGARPVAGIVDIDSLTTSALPGIVLAAGADRAAQIEAVAAVRLALRREHGRRVRAIAFRQILEPALPTVLRWPAVVREGGSVTWFPNTFDSFDAYLASLKKKRRGDLRRIYSEVGNDTGLTVTSSLDGGPRPEITPADLCALTDSVVNRHHRTWWLRRRYLSPVMATALLAEPGTHLRAYRDGSGRLIAVHLVFDHHELPMSAIWGAYTVDEGGRRDLWYHSHAELTRWCVETGRQGFLGGQGSLVEKARLGQQVVRQWAVLIPQFR from the coding sequence GTGACCGCGAGTCTGACAGTCAGTCTGCACGATCCACATCAGCCTGTCCCGCCCAGCGGTTGGACCGAATTCATCGACGCCCAGCGGTTGATCGCCGCGTGGTCGTGGTCGCTGGTGGTCGCCGCCGCCGCCGGTCGCGTGCCCGTCGTCGCGGGCACCATCCACGACGGCACCGGGGTGGTCGGGCTCGTCACCGGCCGCTTCATCGGCCCCCGCGTCCGGCGCGGGGCCCGGCCGGTCGCGGGCATCGTCGACATCGACAGCCTCACCACCAGCGCCCTGCCCGGCATCGTGCTCGCGGCCGGGGCCGACCGGGCCGCGCAGATCGAGGCCGTCGCGGCCGTCCGCCTGGCCCTGCGCCGAGAACACGGCCGCCGGGTACGCGCGATTGCGTTCCGCCAGATCCTCGAACCCGCCCTGCCGACCGTGCTGCGGTGGCCCGCCGTCGTCCGCGAGGGCGGGTCGGTGACGTGGTTCCCCAACACCTTCGACTCGTTCGACGCCTATCTCGCGTCGTTGAAGAAGAAGCGCCGCGGTGACCTGCGCCGCATCTACTCCGAGGTCGGCAACGACACCGGCCTCACCGTCACCAGCAGCCTCGACGGCGGTCCGCGGCCCGAGATCACCCCGGCGGACCTGTGCGCGCTCACCGACAGCGTCGTCAACCGCCACCACCGCACCTGGTGGCTGCGCCGGCGATACCTGTCGCCGGTCATGGCGACCGCGCTGCTCGCCGAGCCGGGGACGCACCTGCGCGCCTACCGCGACGGATCGGGCCGCCTGATCGCCGTGCACCTGGTCTTCGACCACCACGAGCTGCCGATGTCGGCGATCTGGGGCGCCTACACGGTCGACGAGGGCGGGCGGCGCGACCTGTGGTACCACAGCCACGCCGAGCTGACCCGCTGGTGTGTCGAGACAGGACGCCAGGGGTTCCTCGGCGGACAGGGCAGCCTCGTCGAGAAGGCCCGCCTCGGTCAGCAGGTGGTGCGGCAGTGGGCCGTGCTCATCCCGCAGTTCCGCTGA
- a CDS encoding ABC transporter ATP-binding protein, whose amino-acid sequence MTIAAPEPGTVPSVEAGTGRLQLDALTKQFTGRSGTVTAVDHVSLDVAPGEFITLLGPSGCGKTTTLRIVAGFEESSSGRIRLDGSYIDDMPPQRRPMAMVFQSYALFPHLTVAENIGYGLRLQRRGKDEIASAMRMAVTSMNLVGLEDRSPHELSGGQQQRVALARALVVQPKVLLFDEPLSNLDAKLRDAMRAEIRRIQRMFGITSIYVTHDQDEAMSMSDRIVVMNKGKVEQVATPGEIYARPSSVFVADFIGRANFIETVPQRMVGTSAVVTALGHELTVAAHPKISAGTDSAYLMVRPETVKVSAVTDGGSGIGTVLRTTFHGPTIDYEIETTGGTITVTEAGIDSRLALSEGTNVHLVLNPERAYLLTRD is encoded by the coding sequence ATGACCATCGCCGCGCCCGAACCGGGCACTGTGCCGTCGGTGGAAGCCGGCACCGGGCGGCTGCAGTTGGACGCCCTGACCAAGCAGTTCACCGGCCGCTCCGGCACGGTGACCGCCGTCGACCACGTCTCGCTGGACGTCGCGCCGGGGGAGTTCATCACCCTGCTCGGCCCGTCGGGCTGCGGCAAGACCACCACCCTGCGCATCGTCGCCGGGTTCGAGGAGTCCAGCAGCGGGCGCATCCGCCTCGACGGCAGCTACATCGATGACATGCCGCCGCAGCGCCGCCCGATGGCGATGGTGTTCCAGTCCTACGCGCTCTTCCCGCACCTCACGGTCGCCGAGAACATCGGCTACGGCCTGCGGCTGCAGAGGCGCGGCAAGGACGAGATCGCCAGCGCCATGCGGATGGCGGTGACGAGCATGAACCTCGTCGGCCTGGAGGACCGCAGCCCGCACGAGCTCTCCGGCGGTCAGCAGCAGCGCGTCGCGCTGGCCCGGGCGCTGGTCGTGCAGCCGAAGGTACTCCTCTTCGACGAACCGCTCTCCAACCTCGACGCGAAGCTGCGCGACGCGATGCGCGCCGAGATCCGCCGCATCCAGCGGATGTTCGGCATCACCAGCATCTATGTCACGCACGACCAGGACGAGGCGATGAGCATGTCCGACCGCATCGTGGTGATGAACAAGGGCAAGGTCGAGCAGGTCGCCACGCCGGGCGAGATCTATGCCCGCCCGTCCAGCGTCTTCGTCGCCGACTTCATCGGTCGGGCCAACTTCATCGAGACGGTCCCGCAGCGAATGGTGGGGACGTCCGCGGTGGTCACGGCACTCGGCCACGAGCTGACCGTCGCCGCACACCCGAAGATCTCGGCGGGTACGGACAGCGCCTACCTCATGGTGCGACCGGAGACGGTGAAGGTGTCGGCGGTGACCGACGGCGGCAGCGGGATCGGGACGGTGCTGCGCACCACGTTCCACGGCCCGACGATCGACTACGAGATCGAGACGACCGGCGGGACGATCACCGTCACCGAGGCCGGCATCGACTCGCGGCTCGCCCTGTCGGAGGGCACCAACGTCCACCTCGTCCTCAACCCCGAGCGGGCCTATCTCCTCACCCGCGACTGA
- a CDS encoding helix-turn-helix transcriptional regulator, translating into MIAVKVAGRDELAAEALAHKASGRHVVLIGATGVGKSTVLRALADQVAAEGELVLRAAPVEADARLPFVTLIDLLGGVPDAVLARMGASSRRIAELALRRRDPAGGPVDTLAVCLAMLELLRLTGEAGPTLLCIDDLQWIDPASAEVLTFVIRRLPAGGVTVLGAERVLPGHGRRGPQLAGAAELEVGPLPEEVLIQAVLDRVGGLVGRPIARRICLLSGGNPLFALEIADGIRRGGVRPVLDQPLPVPLHLDALMRQRLAVLSAPALQLVRVAAVAHRATLDTLTRADCPDVVASLTEASAAGVCDLGTDGSVSFGHPLLRAAVYAEAPAIVRMSLHARLVEAVDDPIERARHLALATARADATVAAALTTAATLAAGRGAAGVARELSGLAALRTPAANVEDWAERKLAEARYAHRAGLPEEAIEAADAVLAAEVPRDTRVRARLVAFESAGDWIGRMGDQVTAALTEARGDSVLEPQVRVHLARYYAMGLRSGEALAEALAAASAAAAVGDHRTELLALHVVLTAQSRLGQPREEILARAWRLIGEHPGLGESAPMVTYEVAWDDYEADRWDAAYSTLAGAVITADEAGVVGSLEPVLCLMAVIDLRRGRTAQAQAALARVQQISAYAELASRDRYLIVAALAESISGSVPRALSLAQAAVEEAESIGSAGRLITYCHLLGALRLCSGDVTGAAETLSQARLHAAGRVHTNETTRLLADLIEALVRVGQLDEARQIMPELRGRTPVGGEPVNRALGSACASALRAEAHLAFAEGQAEQAAALLTQAAEVYRGLGAPVELVRVLLAAADVQRRGRRRATARKLLEEARSLCVEAGASVWLSRVEAELARLAPVRDGVSTLTPMEERIAALVVQGATNREIATSLHIAVTTVEGSLTQIYRRLGLRSRVELARALGSGQ; encoded by the coding sequence ATGATCGCCGTCAAAGTCGCCGGCCGTGACGAGCTGGCCGCCGAAGCCCTGGCTCACAAGGCCTCCGGTCGTCATGTCGTCCTCATCGGAGCGACGGGGGTCGGGAAGTCCACTGTGCTGCGGGCTCTCGCCGACCAGGTGGCGGCGGAGGGGGAGCTGGTACTCCGGGCGGCTCCCGTCGAGGCGGACGCGCGGTTGCCGTTCGTGACGCTGATCGATCTGCTGGGCGGCGTACCCGACGCGGTTCTCGCTCGGATGGGCGCGTCCTCGCGGCGGATCGCGGAGCTCGCGCTGCGACGGCGCGATCCGGCCGGCGGCCCCGTCGACACCCTCGCGGTCTGCCTGGCGATGCTGGAGCTGCTGCGGCTCACCGGCGAGGCCGGACCGACGCTGCTCTGCATCGACGATCTGCAGTGGATCGATCCGGCCAGCGCCGAGGTGCTCACGTTCGTGATCCGGCGGCTGCCCGCGGGTGGCGTGACCGTCCTCGGGGCCGAACGGGTGCTGCCGGGGCACGGCCGGCGCGGGCCGCAGCTCGCCGGGGCCGCGGAGCTGGAGGTCGGGCCGCTGCCGGAGGAGGTGCTGATCCAGGCGGTGCTGGACCGGGTCGGCGGGCTGGTCGGGCGGCCGATCGCGCGGCGGATCTGCCTGCTGTCGGGAGGCAACCCGCTCTTCGCCCTGGAGATCGCCGACGGGATCCGGCGCGGCGGGGTCCGGCCGGTGCTGGACCAGCCGTTGCCGGTGCCGCTGCACCTGGACGCGCTGATGCGCCAGCGCCTCGCCGTGCTGTCGGCACCCGCGTTGCAGCTCGTCCGGGTCGCCGCCGTCGCGCACCGGGCCACCCTCGACACGCTGACCCGCGCCGACTGCCCCGACGTGGTGGCGAGCCTGACGGAGGCGTCCGCGGCCGGGGTCTGCGATCTGGGAACGGACGGCTCGGTCTCCTTCGGACATCCGCTGCTGCGGGCCGCCGTCTACGCCGAGGCACCGGCGATCGTGCGGATGTCACTGCACGCACGGCTCGTGGAGGCCGTGGACGATCCGATCGAGCGGGCCCGGCACCTGGCGCTCGCCACCGCCCGGGCCGACGCCACGGTCGCGGCGGCGCTGACCACCGCCGCCACGCTCGCCGCCGGACGGGGGGCCGCCGGGGTCGCCCGGGAGCTGTCGGGGCTGGCGGCGCTGCGGACCCCCGCCGCCAACGTCGAGGACTGGGCGGAGCGGAAGCTCGCCGAGGCCCGCTACGCCCACCGGGCCGGGCTGCCGGAGGAGGCGATCGAGGCCGCCGACGCGGTGCTCGCCGCCGAGGTGCCCCGCGACACCCGGGTCCGGGCTCGGCTGGTGGCGTTCGAATCCGCCGGTGACTGGATCGGGCGGATGGGCGACCAGGTGACGGCGGCCCTGACCGAGGCGCGCGGGGACAGCGTGCTGGAGCCGCAGGTCCGGGTGCATCTGGCGCGTTACTACGCGATGGGGCTGCGGTCCGGGGAGGCGCTCGCCGAGGCGCTGGCCGCGGCATCGGCGGCCGCCGCGGTCGGCGACCACCGGACGGAACTGCTCGCGCTGCACGTGGTGCTGACCGCACAGTCGCGTCTCGGGCAGCCACGGGAGGAGATCCTCGCGCGGGCCTGGCGGCTGATCGGGGAGCATCCGGGGCTGGGGGAGTCCGCGCCGATGGTGACCTATGAGGTGGCGTGGGACGACTACGAGGCAGACCGGTGGGACGCGGCCTATTCGACGTTGGCGGGGGCGGTGATCACGGCGGACGAGGCCGGGGTGGTCGGGTCGCTGGAGCCGGTGCTGTGCCTGATGGCCGTCATCGACCTGCGACGGGGGCGCACCGCGCAGGCCCAGGCGGCACTGGCACGGGTGCAGCAGATCTCCGCGTACGCCGAACTCGCCAGCCGGGACCGATACCTGATCGTGGCCGCGCTCGCCGAGTCGATCAGCGGGAGCGTGCCGCGGGCCCTGTCGCTGGCGCAGGCCGCGGTCGAGGAGGCGGAGAGCATCGGCAGCGCGGGGCGGCTGATCACCTACTGCCACCTGCTGGGGGCGCTGCGGCTCTGCTCGGGGGACGTCACCGGCGCGGCGGAGACGCTGAGCCAGGCTCGACTGCACGCCGCCGGGCGGGTGCACACCAACGAGACCACCCGGCTGCTCGCCGATCTCATCGAGGCGCTGGTCCGAGTGGGTCAGCTCGACGAAGCCCGGCAGATCATGCCGGAGCTGCGGGGCCGCACCCCGGTGGGCGGTGAACCGGTGAACCGGGCACTCGGGTCGGCGTGTGCCTCGGCCCTGCGGGCCGAGGCACACCTGGCGTTCGCGGAAGGGCAGGCCGAGCAGGCCGCTGCCCTGCTCACCCAGGCCGCCGAGGTTTATCGCGGGCTGGGTGCGCCGGTCGAACTGGTGCGGGTGCTGCTCGCCGCTGCCGACGTGCAGCGGCGGGGCCGGCGGCGGGCCACGGCGCGGAAGCTGTTGGAGGAGGCGCGGTCGCTGTGCGTCGAGGCCGGTGCCTCGGTGTGGCTGTCCCGGGTGGAGGCGGAACTGGCTCGGCTGGCGCCGGTGCGGGACGGGGTGAGCACGCTGACGCCGATGGAGGAGCGGATCGCGGCGCTGGTGGTGCAGGGTGCGACCAACCGGGAGATCGCCACGTCGCTGCATATCGCGGTGACGACGGTGGAGGGGTCGCTGACGCAGATCTACCGGCGGCTGGGACTGCGGTCGCGAGTGGAGCTGGCGCGCGCGTTGGGCAGCGGCCAGTGA
- a CDS encoding sensor histidine kinase: MDAGWVVLASALGGGLIGGAAVYWRMRRDNAAMAQQLSSVEQLVERRADQINALSHELRTPLSMIKGAVDLLREGMPGPLTRSQERLLQVAGHQSTQVIDLCESLLIQAKIEAGLFAPRLEKVDVSVVVRDVVTAMRSLCEQRDQRISLDLPQVMPRIPGDPMLLAQALTNLLSNASRFTTTGGSITVRVMVIDSGVAVYVTDDGAGMTTAERHRLFQRFGTGRPLADGTGLGLVITKTIIELHGGEIMVHTASTKGTTFLFTLPRGA, encoded by the coding sequence ATGGATGCTGGCTGGGTGGTCCTGGCGTCGGCGCTCGGCGGCGGGCTGATCGGCGGCGCCGCCGTCTACTGGCGCATGCGTCGCGACAACGCGGCGATGGCGCAGCAACTCTCCAGTGTGGAGCAGCTCGTCGAGCGCCGGGCGGATCAGATCAACGCGCTCAGCCATGAGCTGCGGACGCCGCTGAGCATGATCAAGGGAGCGGTGGATCTGCTGCGGGAGGGTATGCCGGGACCGCTGACCCGGTCGCAGGAGCGCCTGTTGCAGGTCGCGGGGCACCAGTCGACACAGGTCATCGATCTGTGTGAGAGTCTCCTGATACAGGCCAAGATCGAGGCGGGCCTGTTCGCGCCCAGGCTGGAGAAGGTGGACGTGTCGGTGGTGGTCCGCGACGTCGTCACCGCGATGCGGTCGCTCTGCGAGCAGCGCGACCAGCGGATCAGCCTGGACCTGCCGCAGGTGATGCCGCGGATCCCGGGTGACCCGATGCTGCTGGCCCAGGCCCTGACCAACCTGCTCTCCAACGCGAGCCGCTTCACCACGACCGGCGGGAGCATCACGGTCCGGGTGATGGTGATCGACAGCGGGGTCGCGGTCTACGTCACCGACGACGGGGCCGGGATGACGACGGCGGAGCGGCACCGGCTCTTCCAGCGGTTCGGCACCGGACGGCCGCTCGCCGACGGAACGGGTCTGGGCCTCGTCATCACCAAGACGATCATCGAGCTGCACGGAGGCGAGATCATGGTGCACACCGCGTCCACCAAGGGGACGACGTTCCTGTTCACCCTGCCGAGGGGCGCGTGA
- a CDS encoding ABC transporter substrate-binding protein, whose translation MTDMLHRRVAKSIAVTALVALAATGCAREAAAPGTTKDGGVVHVVCGATEDWCAATTKKFTETSGLKADFVRLSSGEALARIKAGKGNAEFDVWYGGPADGFSAANEGGFLEPYVSPNAAKIPAKYKDANGAWTGVYVGALGFCSNTKLLQEKGMEVPKSWADLLNPKLAKDIGIAHPSTSGTAYTALWTQVQLAGGSEDKALDYMRKLHPNVLQYTKSGAAPAQMTARGEVAVGVIFSHDCIATKEAGFPGLEVSFPSEGTGYETGGVALIQGAKNPVSGKKFVDWALTKEAQEVGPTAKAYQFPTNPDAKVSDKVVDLAGITMVDYDAVAAGKAKIALTKRFDAEVAQAPKS comes from the coding sequence ATGACGGATATGTTGCACCGGCGCGTGGCGAAGTCGATCGCCGTCACCGCCCTTGTCGCCCTCGCCGCCACCGGCTGCGCCCGCGAGGCGGCGGCGCCCGGCACGACCAAGGACGGCGGCGTCGTGCACGTCGTCTGCGGCGCCACCGAGGACTGGTGCGCGGCCACGACGAAGAAGTTCACCGAGACGTCCGGGTTGAAGGCCGACTTCGTCCGGCTCTCCAGCGGTGAGGCGCTCGCCCGCATCAAGGCGGGCAAGGGCAACGCCGAGTTCGACGTCTGGTATGGCGGTCCCGCCGACGGGTTCTCCGCCGCCAACGAGGGTGGATTCCTGGAGCCCTACGTCTCGCCGAACGCAGCCAAGATCCCGGCGAAGTACAAGGACGCCAACGGCGCCTGGACCGGTGTCTACGTCGGCGCGCTCGGGTTCTGCAGCAACACCAAGCTCCTGCAGGAGAAGGGGATGGAGGTCCCGAAGTCCTGGGCGGACCTGCTGAACCCCAAGCTCGCCAAGGACATCGGCATCGCGCACCCCTCGACGTCGGGCACCGCCTACACGGCGCTGTGGACGCAGGTGCAGCTCGCGGGCGGCAGCGAGGACAAGGCGCTGGACTACATGCGCAAGCTGCACCCGAACGTGCTGCAGTACACCAAGTCCGGCGCGGCACCGGCCCAGATGACGGCCCGCGGCGAGGTCGCCGTCGGCGTGATCTTCTCCCACGACTGCATCGCCACCAAGGAGGCGGGCTTCCCCGGCCTCGAGGTGAGCTTCCCGTCGGAGGGCACCGGCTACGAGACCGGCGGCGTGGCGCTGATCCAGGGCGCGAAGAACCCGGTCAGCGGCAAGAAGTTCGTCGACTGGGCGCTGACCAAGGAGGCCCAGGAGGTCGGGCCGACCGCGAAGGCATACCAGTTCCCGACGAACCCCGACGCGAAGGTCTCCGACAAGGTCGTCGACCTCGCCGGCATCACCATGGTCGACTACGACGCCGTCGCGGCCGGCAAGGCCAAGATCGCCCTGACCAAGCGTTTCGACGCCGAGGTCGCGCAGGCACCGAAGTCATGA
- a CDS encoding ABC transporter permease: protein MTTLLHDRVPAASPPEVTTPRRRRRLDLGVQVLIIISVVLVVIGSVIPLVAVLAAAFAPGALPRYAEFFTSTVDLGILRNTIVLGALVGTCGTALGFLFAFVQTRLDVPGKKILHVIAMVPIVSPPFAVATATVVLYGRRGVISHEILGLEYDIYGLDGLVFVLSISLFPVAYLGLLGMMRGLDPALEEAAMNLGASRWQILRTVILPLLAPGLVAPFMLLFVEAIADLANPLVLGGDYTVLASRAYLAVTGEYDTTSAAVYCVILLVPSLAMYFGQRAWLGKKSRATITGRPSGSVHLITGWSRWPIYGLALFAAAVIVSLYGTVILGSVTKVFGVDNTFTLDYLKEVLVGPGTEAVLDTLTFAAIATPIAAMVGLIVAWLVVRHLRWTAWLLDLGGTLGVAVPGTVLGIGFVLAYRPDRMIGDYEIFPSLVGGSALAGGAVAIILAFVVRSLPAGQRTAVGALTQLHPYIEHASTDLGASPLQTFRFVTLPLIRPALLTGLSYSFARSMTSISTIVLLVTPETKIITAQVLSAAGTGRYGVAFAYCTVLTAIVLSAFALIRFIVGGGASLHRVAGHSERQK from the coding sequence ATGACCACGCTGCTGCACGACCGCGTACCGGCCGCCTCTCCGCCTGAGGTGACCACCCCGCGGCGGCGGCGACGGCTCGACCTGGGTGTCCAGGTGCTGATCATCATCAGTGTCGTGCTGGTGGTGATCGGCAGCGTCATCCCGCTCGTCGCCGTCCTGGCCGCCGCGTTCGCCCCCGGCGCGCTGCCCCGGTACGCCGAGTTCTTCACCTCCACGGTGGACCTGGGCATCCTGCGCAACACGATCGTGCTCGGCGCGCTCGTCGGCACCTGCGGCACGGCGCTCGGCTTCCTGTTCGCCTTCGTCCAGACCCGCCTCGACGTACCGGGCAAGAAGATCCTGCACGTCATCGCGATGGTCCCGATCGTCAGCCCACCGTTTGCGGTGGCGACGGCCACGGTGGTGCTCTACGGCCGCCGCGGCGTCATCAGCCACGAGATCCTCGGCCTGGAGTACGACATCTACGGCCTGGACGGCCTCGTCTTCGTCCTGTCGATCTCGCTCTTCCCGGTGGCCTATCTCGGCCTGCTCGGGATGATGCGGGGCCTCGACCCGGCGCTGGAGGAGGCGGCGATGAACCTCGGCGCGAGCCGCTGGCAGATCCTGCGCACCGTGATCCTGCCGCTGCTCGCTCCGGGCCTCGTCGCCCCGTTCATGCTGCTGTTCGTCGAGGCGATCGCCGACCTCGCCAATCCGTTGGTGCTCGGCGGCGATTACACGGTCCTCGCCAGCCGGGCCTACCTCGCGGTGACCGGCGAATACGACACCACCAGCGCCGCCGTCTACTGCGTGATCCTGCTCGTGCCGTCGCTGGCGATGTATTTCGGCCAGCGGGCGTGGCTGGGCAAGAAGAGCCGGGCCACGATCACCGGGCGGCCGTCGGGCAGCGTACACCTCATCACGGGGTGGAGCCGGTGGCCGATCTACGGCCTGGCGCTGTTCGCCGCGGCGGTCATCGTCAGCCTCTACGGCACGGTGATCCTCGGTTCGGTGACGAAGGTGTTCGGGGTGGACAACACGTTCACGCTGGACTACCTCAAGGAGGTCCTGGTGGGGCCCGGCACCGAAGCGGTGCTGGACACGCTCACCTTCGCGGCGATCGCGACCCCGATCGCGGCGATGGTCGGCCTCATCGTGGCCTGGCTCGTCGTGCGGCACCTGCGCTGGACCGCCTGGCTGCTCGATCTCGGCGGCACCCTCGGTGTCGCGGTGCCGGGCACGGTCCTGGGCATCGGGTTCGTGCTCGCCTACCGGCCCGACCGGATGATCGGCGACTACGAGATCTTCCCCAGCCTCGTCGGTGGCAGCGCGCTCGCCGGGGGAGCTGTCGCGATCATTCTCGCGTTCGTCGTGCGGAGTTTGCCGGCTGGTCAGCGTACCGCCGTGGGAGCGCTGACACAGTTGCACCCGTATATCGAGCATGCCTCCACGGATCTGGGTGCCAGCCCCTTGCAGACGTTCCGCTTCGTCACGCTGCCGCTCATTCGCCCGGCGCTGCTGACCGGGCTCAGCTACAGCTTCGCGCGCAGCATGACCTCGATCTCGACGATCGTCCTGCTGGTCACCCCCGAAACGAAGATCATCACCGCGCAGGTGCTCAGTGCTGCCGGCACGGGGCGCTACGGGGTGGCGTTCGCCTACTGCACCGTGCTCACGGCGATCGTGCTCTCCGCCTTCGCCCTCATCCGATTCATCGTCGGCGGGGGCGCCTCCCTGCACCGGGTCGCCGGACACTCCGAAAGGCAGAAATGA
- a CDS encoding phenylacetate--CoA ligase family protein, with product MSGGLAVAVRELRHLPSVWRAPRRDPATTRRLALAGVNEMLAYCRERVPHFAGDAYAGGPLRSLDELATLPTLTKREVLDAGVEAFHAPDLPESRFRTDVTSGTTGTRLTIRHDVDAYGYHGATVLRRFLLSGYRPWWRIAHIKPFPRPTRWFQRLGLFPRVVVNAGQSEAAIARDVLAVRPQLIMGYPVVLRGMLRSMDDGDLTALRRGLRLVMTDSELLTDEVAALLGDRFGVPVYDEYSAYEVLTVSSGCRAGSMHVDEDRVWLEIVDDDGVAVPDGTAGAVVVTHFRERAMPLPRYRLGDRAMIVPGGCPCGSGLRRMKLVDGRTNDFIELPGGRRVYSGVFLSLAMYTPGVAECMIRQDASGEITVHLVPDAPGPAAFAAASQAFTTAFAALVDEPVPLRFVEAERIELTPGGKGRFVESAYRDGGRPVSGTAG from the coding sequence ATGAGCGGCGGCCTGGCCGTCGCGGTCCGTGAGCTGCGCCATCTGCCGTCGGTGTGGCGGGCGCCCCGGCGCGATCCGGCGACGACCAGGCGGCTCGCCCTGGCGGGGGTCAACGAGATGCTCGCCTACTGCCGGGAGCGGGTGCCGCACTTCGCGGGTGACGCCTATGCCGGTGGGCCGCTGCGCAGCCTCGACGAGCTCGCCACGCTGCCGACGCTGACCAAGCGCGAGGTGCTGGACGCGGGCGTCGAGGCGTTCCACGCACCGGACCTGCCGGAGAGCCGCTTCCGTACCGATGTCACCAGCGGTACGACCGGCACCCGGCTGACGATCCGCCACGATGTCGACGCCTATGGCTACCACGGCGCGACGGTGCTGCGCCGGTTCCTGCTGTCGGGTTACCGGCCGTGGTGGCGGATCGCGCACATCAAGCCGTTCCCGCGCCCGACGCGGTGGTTCCAGCGGCTGGGCCTGTTCCCCCGGGTGGTGGTCAACGCGGGGCAGTCGGAGGCGGCGATCGCCCGGGACGTCCTGGCGGTCCGCCCCCAGCTGATCATGGGTTACCCGGTGGTGCTGCGCGGGATGCTGCGCAGCATGGACGACGGGGATCTGACGGCTCTGCGCCGTGGCCTGCGGCTGGTGATGACCGACTCCGAACTGCTCACCGATGAGGTCGCCGCCCTGCTCGGCGACCGGTTCGGCGTCCCGGTCTATGACGAGTACTCGGCCTACGAGGTGCTGACCGTGTCGTCGGGGTGCCGGGCCGGGAGCATGCACGTCGACGAGGACCGGGTGTGGCTGGAGATCGTCGACGACGACGGTGTCGCGGTGCCCGACGGGACCGCCGGTGCGGTGGTGGTGACGCACTTCCGCGAGCGGGCGATGCCGCTGCCCCGCTACCGGCTCGGCGATCGGGCGATGATCGTGCCCGGCGGGTGCCCGTGCGGCAGCGGCTTGCGGCGGATGAAGCTGGTCGACGGGCGTACCAACGACTTCATCGAGCTGCCCGGCGGTCGGCGGGTCTACAGCGGGGTGTTCCTGTCGCTGGCGATGTATACGCCGGGAGTGGCCGAGTGCATGATCCGGCAGGACGCGAGCGGGGAGATCACCGTGCACCTGGTCCCGGACGCGCCGGGCCCGGCGGCCTTCGCCGCGGCGTCGCAGGCGTTCACGACGGCGTTCGCCGCGCTGGTCGACGAGCCGGTGCCGCTGCGGTTCGTCGAGGCGGAGCGGATCGAGCTGACCCCGGGCGGCAAGGGCCGCTTCGTCGAGTCCGCCTATCGGGACGGCGGAAGGCCCGTCAGCGGAACTGCGGGATGA